The proteins below are encoded in one region of Lactuca sativa cultivar Salinas chromosome 3, Lsat_Salinas_v11, whole genome shotgun sequence:
- the LOC111905223 gene encoding flowering-promoting factor 1-like protein 3, whose protein sequence is MSGVWVFKNGVVRLENPGSDSFQGSGRRKVLVHVATNEVVSSYEVLERMLLSFGWERYYDDPDLFQFHKRSTVHLISLPKDFKKLKPMHMYDIIVKNRNVFEVRDI, encoded by the coding sequence ATGTCTGGTGTTTGGGTCTTCAAAAATGGTGTGGTTCGACTGGAGAACCCTGGAAGTGATTCCTTTCAAGGATCTGGTCGACGTAAGGTGTTGGTTCATGTAGCCACGAACGAAGTGGTAAGTTCGTATGAGGTGCTGGAAAGAATGTTGTTGTCATTCGGATGGGAGAGGTACTACGATGACCCTGATCTCTTTCAGTTTCATAAAAGGTCAACTGTGCACCTAATTTCTCTCCCTAAAGATTTCAAAAAGCTCAAGCCCATGCATATGTACGATATAATCGTCAAGAATCGGAATGTGTTTGAAGTAAGAGATATATAA
- the LOC111905224 gene encoding flowering-promoting factor 1-like protein 3 yields the protein MSGVWVFKNGVLRLVENPGSDSFKGSGQRKVLVHVSTNQVVSSYEVLERILLSVGWERYYDDPDLFQFHKRSSVHLISLPKDFNKLKSMHMYDIVVKNRNVFEVRDIYSHRAN from the coding sequence ATGTCTGGTGTTTGGGTGTTTAAGAATGGCGTTCTTCGACTGGTGGAGAACCCTGGAAGTGATTCCTTTAAGGGTTCTGGTCAACGTAAGGTGTTGGTTCATGTCTCCACAAACCAAGTGGTAAGTTCGTATGAGGTGCTGGAAAGAATCTTGTTATCAGTCGGATGGGAGAGGTACTACGATGATCCTGATCTATTTCAGTTTCACAAAAGGTCATCTGTGCACCTAATTTCTCTCCCTAAAGATTTCAATAAGCTCAAGTCCATGCACATGTATGATATAGTCGTCAAGAATCGCAATGTGTTTGAAGTGAGAGACATATATAGTCACCGAGCTAACTAA